A window from bacterium encodes these proteins:
- a CDS encoding SDR family oxidoreductase yields MEKPLRTAFITGCSSGIGRAAARLMAAEGLQVVATARRPETIEDLLAEAQERGHSLITLPCDVTDEGSCVAAVMAAREAFGDIHILVNNAGYGLAGPIEAVPLERARTQFEVNTFGAMRLVRLIVPDMRRAGWGRIVNVSSILGKMAAPFNGWYSASKFALEALSDALRLELARSGIQTVSILPGPVKTAFVENVELPDLPMPLVPVYESTLTRMRREHAGRRKYEVSAEHCARVILRAVQSSRPRPRYYVTFPARFGTCSRRFLSDRMVDAMMAKFYGLRKNESAAGKAESR; encoded by the coding sequence ATGGAGAAACCGCTTCGCACGGCGTTCATCACCGGCTGTTCCAGCGGCATCGGCCGCGCCGCGGCGCGGCTCATGGCGGCGGAGGGATTGCAGGTCGTGGCCACCGCGCGGCGGCCGGAGACGATTGAAGACCTCCTTGCCGAAGCGCAGGAGCGTGGCCATTCGCTCATCACGCTTCCCTGTGACGTCACGGATGAAGGTTCCTGCGTGGCGGCGGTCATGGCCGCGCGCGAAGCGTTCGGTGACATTCATATTCTGGTCAACAACGCGGGCTACGGCTTGGCGGGTCCGATCGAGGCCGTACCTCTCGAACGCGCTCGAACTCAGTTCGAGGTAAACACGTTCGGAGCCATGCGACTCGTTCGCTTGATCGTCCCCGATATGCGGCGCGCGGGATGGGGAAGGATCGTCAACGTCTCTTCCATTCTGGGAAAGATGGCGGCTCCCTTCAACGGCTGGTATTCTGCCTCCAAGTTCGCTCTGGAAGCTCTCAGTGACGCGCTGCGGCTGGAATTGGCTCGCTCCGGCATTCAAACAGTTTCGATTCTTCCCGGACCGGTGAAGACCGCCTTTGTCGAAAACGTCGAGCTTCCCGATCTGCCGATGCCGCTGGTTCCCGTGTACGAATCCACCTTGACTCGTATGCGCCGCGAGCATGCGGGACGACGAAAATACGAGGTCAGCGCGGAACATTGCGCGCGCGTGATACTGCGGGCCGTTCAATCGTCGCGTCCCCGGCCTCGCTACTACGTGACGTTTCCGGCTCGCTTCGGCACGTGTTCCCGTCGTTTCCTGAGCGACCGCATGGTGGATGCGATGATGGCGAAATTCTACGGATTGCGAAAGAACGAATCTGCCGCGGGAAAGGCGGAATCGAGATAA
- a CDS encoding HAD family phosphatase produces MKKVVLFDLDGTLIDSMPAHVKAWRTALREIGIELDELYIQLHEGEKAEVTLARLAEEHGLNMSPKQLKDLIKRKRDLYRNDAPTGLNTEARRLVEELCLQEIMCCIVTGSIRANMNGVVSTEERALFRHIITADDYTTGKPAPDPYLIAVEQTGFTAADCLALENAPFGVRSAKAAGLYTVAITTTLPAEHLREADAIITCHEDLKRLL; encoded by the coding sequence ATGAAGAAAGTCGTTCTTTTCGATCTGGACGGTACGCTTATTGACTCCATGCCCGCCCACGTCAAAGCGTGGCGGACCGCGCTGCGCGAGATTGGAATCGAACTCGACGAGCTCTACATTCAGCTTCATGAAGGGGAAAAGGCGGAAGTCACCCTTGCACGGCTGGCGGAAGAGCATGGCCTCAACATGTCGCCCAAGCAGCTCAAAGATCTCATCAAGCGCAAACGCGACCTCTACCGCAACGATGCTCCCACGGGTTTGAATACCGAGGCGCGCCGGCTCGTCGAGGAACTTTGTCTACAGGAAATTATGTGCTGCATCGTCACCGGTTCCATTCGCGCCAACATGAACGGAGTCGTGTCCACCGAGGAGCGCGCGCTGTTCCGCCACATCATCACCGCCGACGACTACACTACCGGCAAACCCGCTCCCGATCCCTACCTCATCGCCGTCGAGCAGACGGGTTTCACCGCCGCAGACTGTCTCGCTCTCGAAAACGCTCCCTTCGGTGTCCGCTCAGCCAAAGCCGCCGGGCTGTACACCGTCGCGATCACCACCACGTTGCCCGCCGAACATCTTCGCGAGGCGGACGCCATTATTACGTGCCATGAAGATCTGAAGAGGCTGCTATGA
- a CDS encoding tryptophanase: protein EAYAGSRSFYRLEDAVRDITGFPHVIPTHQGRVAENLLFSAICKPGMIVPNNTHFDTTHANVTANGGEALNLPIEEARHPAREYPFKGNMNVVRLDQLLAREKERCPLVVMTVTNNSAGGQPVSMQNIRETSQVCKKHGVPFFFDCARFSENCWFIHEREPGYQDKEIIDIARDLFSHADGCWMSAKKDALVNIGGFIAMKDAELTQTIQQKLILIEGFTTYGGLAGRDLEAMATGLYEGLEPDYLRYRTSQVQYLGESLIEGGVPVVRPIGGHAVFIDAKGFAPHIPQSQFPGVALTVSLYREAGVRGVEIGSLMFARKDKITGEVIYPELDLVRLAIPRRVYTTAHMSYVAESTLEIFRNHEAMRGLRLTHEAPLLRHFTARLAEC, encoded by the coding sequence CGAGGCTTATGCCGGTTCGCGCAGCTTCTATCGCCTCGAGGACGCCGTCCGCGACATCACCGGTTTCCCTCACGTCATTCCCACCCATCAAGGTCGAGTGGCGGAAAACCTGCTGTTTTCGGCGATCTGCAAGCCGGGAATGATCGTCCCCAATAACACCCATTTCGACACCACTCACGCCAACGTCACCGCCAACGGCGGCGAGGCTTTGAATCTTCCCATTGAAGAGGCGCGGCATCCCGCCCGCGAGTATCCTTTCAAGGGGAACATGAACGTTGTGCGGCTGGATCAACTGCTCGCGCGCGAAAAAGAACGTTGTCCGCTGGTGGTGATGACGGTTACCAACAACTCCGCGGGCGGCCAACCGGTCTCGATGCAGAACATCCGCGAAACTTCGCAGGTGTGCAAGAAACACGGCGTGCCGTTCTTCTTCGACTGCGCGCGCTTTTCCGAGAACTGCTGGTTTATCCATGAGCGCGAGCCGGGCTATCAGGATAAAGAGATCATTGACATCGCTCGCGATCTCTTCAGCCACGCCGACGGTTGCTGGATGTCGGCCAAGAAGGATGCGCTGGTGAATATCGGCGGCTTCATCGCCATGAAGGACGCCGAGCTGACGCAAACCATCCAGCAGAAGCTGATTCTCATCGAAGGCTTCACCACCTACGGCGGTCTGGCCGGACGCGATCTCGAGGCGATGGCTACCGGCCTTTACGAAGGCTTGGAACCCGACTATTTGCGCTATCGCACGTCTCAGGTGCAATACTTGGGCGAATCGCTGATCGAAGGCGGCGTGCCCGTGGTGAGGCCCATCGGCGGACATGCCGTGTTCATTGACGCCAAAGGATTCGCGCCGCACATCCCGCAATCGCAGTTTCCGGGGGTTGCCCTCACCGTGTCGCTCTACCGGGAGGCGGGCGTGCGGGGAGTGGAAATCGGCTCGCTCATGTTCGCGCGAAAAGACAAAATAACCGGCGAGGTCATCTATCCCGAACTCGATCTGGTTCGACTGGCCATTCCCCGGCGGGTGTACACCACCGCCCATATGAGCTACGTCGCCGAGTCCACTCTGGAGATCTTTCGCAATCACGAGGCCATGCGCGGTCTCCGGCTGACCCACGAGGCTCCGCTGCTTCGCCATTTCACCGCGCGGCTCGCGGAGTGTTGA